A region of the Numenius arquata chromosome 2, bNumArq3.hap1.1, whole genome shotgun sequence genome:
CACTCTAATCCATTAACCACTTCAATCACATTTGCAACACCCAACAGGGAAAGCATGGCACAAGCAAACCCAACCCACTACCAAGACACAGTGCTTCTTAGTTCAAGGAAAGCACTCTGTGAATGTACCTACGCTGCTTTTGGGAGTCCAACCAGCATCTCCAGATGGTGCCTGTGGTATATGCAACCTGGAGGCAGGAACACTGTACCACTCTGTTGGATAGCGGAGCTGTGCTTAGAAGCTCACAAGCCAGGCTCCTCCTCTGACTTTCGGGGCCACCTAGTTCAAATAATTCCCTTCTCAGAAAGGGAATTTTCTTATTGTGCCTGTGCACTGCATGACAAGCCTAACCTGGTCACTGATGCCTCTGGATGGCTAAATGCTAGGGGTGTACACTGAAAACCTAAGTACCTCTGAAGGTCTGTCCCCTACTGTACTCagcaaaacagcaacaacagatATGAGGCTGACAACTGCTCATAAGCAGTAATGCACCAGTTGAACACTTCTTATACTTCGAAGGCTAACTTAGACTCTTCCGACTCATGCCCTTCTTGTGCAATAGCATACCACCTCCTCCCTGTTCCTTCTTCTCTGCCAGAAATGCCAGCCTTAGCAAGCAATTTCACATCTCTTTCCATGCCATCTCTTCTGCCTGGAATGTCCTCTCTGAACACAGCTGCAAAACCACAATCCTCCTTCAAGTCCCTCCTCAAGACCCATTCCTCCAGCAATGTCAAATGTAAACAATGATCCAAGAACAGCTCACCAGATTGTCTACTGGGACTACAAACGAGCAGCTCCTTGTCTTTGTCTCTACACCCCCATGAAAGTTCTCATCTTAAATTAGGTTGATGGGTCTACTACCATCCATCAGCTATTCCCATCTTTGGCAGAGGAAGAAGTGCTGGAGTCATGGAAACTATTACAATTCTCAATCCTCAAAACAGCCATGAAGCTGCACTGGGATCTTGGGAGAAATTGCCTTCAgcttcctctctcccccttcaAGTAAGTTCAGCGCACTGGGACCAGAATCCATTTCCCTTGTCTGCCAAAGGGGAGCTAAGAAACTGAGAATGTAAGGCTCATTTGGGCTGTGCTACAAAGAAATGCTACCAAAGaaaaggatttgttttttcttttaaggagatAGTTGCAATGCAAATCCGAATTCCAAAGAATATCATTATCTGTGGCCTCAGGGTGACAAATGGAAGCTTTTTTCTGTGCTGATAAATACATGTGAACACAAGCTATCAGATCTCTATTCATAATTAATGCCACAGTGGATGGAGTGGCCCATCTGGGAGACATACATTATTTATAAACTTGAAACTGACCCACTGTAAAGCCTGTGAAGGCATGTTTTCCTCAGCAGCTGATGCTCTGCTTCTACATTATGTCATAACAAGTGTACTCTCCTGGTAGCATTTAAGTGTTGCTGCAATTAAAATTTGCACCATGTAACAATTTTGGCAGAAAGTATTATTTGTAAGGGTGATTCTTATGCTACTACATTttctctgcagacagatggaCCAGCCAAGAGCCTATAGCTCTTAATGAAGCTATCCAAAGAGTCTCAGAGTCTCACAAAATCCCTAGATCAATTAAACAGAAGATAAAAACCCCTCTCATGAAGTCCTCTATACATGAACGCAATAATTTTATTCTCATCAAAATTCTCTCCTTGATTGCAAAGGGTGCTTGGACCCCAGACAGCAAAATAGCTCAAGATTTGTTTGGGAAGTGGCAAGAGTTCAGCAAAAAGGGTCAAGTACCTTTAGTTTTGAAGGCAAAATTGCACAACTTGCATACATAAGGCCGGACATCAGTATGAGTGCGGATATGTTTTTTGAGCATGCTTGGCTTTTTGCAGCGAATTCCACATTCTTCACAAATGTACTTTCCTCGGCCACGACCTCTGACATAGACATAATCCTCATTTGATTTATACCTGTTGGAAGAGAGCAAGCGTTTAAACCATACAGACTCTAGGTCACATGCATGCACAGACATCACCTCTATGCATCTGATCCTGTATGCATCTCAGCACAACAAAGCCACAGAAGTCCATAGGAAGTACTGAATTTTCCATCTGGAACTCGCCAAGTATTTGCATTTGAGGGAATGCTCTGGTCCTGATGTGTTTTAACAATATGAGAACGAAGGGTTGCAGTATGAGAACAGTATAAACGCCTTACCCTATAGACACAGCACAACTCCAAATACAAGTCTGTAGGTTGGATTTACTTCAGCTAACTGTAGTCTTGTACAACGCAGGCATCtaccaccactgaaaagagcatcGTTTCACGGCATGGTTCATTTAACTATTTTAGTGTATTTATCCCTCGGGATCAGATAAATCACATCCTGGAAATGCTTGTTTCTCCCCATTAAGCATAAAGGGAATGCAGATGACTAGCAAGGATGTATTCATTTACATCACAGATGCCTGAAGTTCCCGAAGATGGATCCCTCCCTAAGGGACACCAAGTTGAGTTCGCTCAGGTACATGctgctttagaaataaaatgggaaacCTCCAATCTGCATACTTAGCAGAAAGCTGGTAAAGGaatttttcttagcacaggcatAAGCGTTCCATGCTATTTTTGCTGATTCCACTGTGCGTATTTAGATAATAAATAAGATACGCAAATCTATGTAAAGCTGTACATTACCTTAAATATCATGATAAATTGTTAATACTGAAATCTAAAAAAGGCCAGGGGATCTGCTCAGGCTGTTCTGAGGTTTGAAGAGTACTGGGCATTCCCTAGAGGGAGAATTTCATCCTCATTCACCCaaagtaaaatacagaaattgcAAGAACtgagaagtaatatttttttctgccctctGTCCTCCATTGCCCGCTCCCTAAAATGGCACAAAGAACTTTCAGTCACCCTGCGGATGCACAGCCCACAAAACAGCGTTGGTACTGACAGTCAGTGCTTCAAATAAATAAGGGACTGTGTGAAAGATTCTGTTAATGTGATGATAACTCTACAAGAAGCAAGTGGCAATTTTTGGGTTGCAGAGCTGAAACATGTTTCAAGTGTGCTTTTCTTAGATGAACACTTCTTCCATATGTTCAGCTATATCACTGGCAATACAAATACTGAAACTAATATCTTAGAAACACACAAACCACTGTCCTGTTCTCATGTCCATCTCATTATCTATTAAACACATCAGCTCCTCTTTCAAACGTGGATGcctaaattttgtttttttcatctcctttccAATAAAGTTggccctctcccttttccttcattGTCCCATGGGCAAAACTGGCATAGTCTAATGTCATTTAATATTTAGCCACCTCTCTAGCAGGTTTTTTTGCATAACGTTTCTGGGATTCTGCTCTTCTGTCTGCCCCACTTCCCAGGTTCTCCTTCATACACACATGCCAATGACTCCCAGTCATCTCTATCCGCTATTTCATCAACTACCTCCAGGCTTTCTTCCATAGACAGAAAAAATGTCCAGTATTGTTTGAAAGACTGCCATTTTATCACCTTTTTCATCTCTGCTCACAGTCTGATTTTGCTGGGATGGAGTCTACCACATCACCCCTGATTGATACTTGTAAGATAAATGCTGTGTTATAACGTGCCTTTCTGTTGCCCTTTGTCTACTGTTCCTCTGCCTGACCTCATTCCAACCATTTTTGTCACCTGTCAGATCCCACTGGGCACAAGATTTGTCTCTTCATCATTCATATGGATGGTTCTTGGCCATAACTGACCTTGACTCTCTAAGTATGCTTCACCATAACAATGACTGTAACAGAAATGGTACAGAAAAATTTGACATTTAAGGAAGGCCTGGTCCAAAAACTGAAACACGAGAAGACTGAGTCTATGGTGATTGTCTTTCTAGCCTCCAGGAATTTTAGATCTTGCTATTAACTCACGCCTTTCTCAAAGCTTTCAGTAATTTCCCCCTTCCCACTACATAACTTTCATATAAGGACTACGGTCACTGCTGCTCTGAGCTTCATTTGAATGGAACTCTAGAGTTAAAAAGCATTAACAAGCCTCAGAGTCCTGCAATTTCTATcgaaaatgttattttactgaGGATTTTCAATTAGAATCTATTACTGATAGATGTAAAAGAGCAAACATAAGTAAACGGTGAACTTTTACTGTCAGCTGATAATGTCATTAAGCCAGATGTCAGATGAGCAGGCATGTTTGCCCCATCCCTCCTTTCTTCTCACTTCATGCCATTAGTAACTAACTCGAGTGCAGCAAGTACTGGACTTcaaattgctgcttttctttgaggAACACTGCCTCATATCCCACCAGGGTTTTGCAGTCACAGATGATGGAAAGCAGATTTTATGATTCAGATAATTTCATTGAAATCAAGCCACCTGCCAGAGGTAATAACATGGTTGTTAGCTTCTTCCTTCAAAACCCCCCTCTGCTGTGATGCTTACAAACTGTTCTTGACGGGCCTTGGTGCAGCGAGGTGGTGATGTGCTGTGACATCTACTTTTCACCTCATTCCGTTCCTTCACCTCAACTCCGTTCATTCTGTTCCTTCAGCTTCTCACTCATCCCTGGCCCAGGCTATTTGCTTTTTGCCCACCTTCCATACGAGCCCTCCACTCCCCCGGCACAAAGCAACTGCGCAACTGCACTTCCCGACCCAGCAGAAGGGCTCTCCTGCAAACCGAACGCTCCGACAACCACAGATCTTCCTCAGCTATGGATGCTGAATTGCCGCCTTCGCACTTACGGAAGAAAAGCAATCAAGAAGCCTGAGCTTGCATGTGCTGAGACGATACAAAGACGAGCTtggtgagagcagagcagaacagAGTACAACACAACAGCTCTACAAAGAGCGAGAAAGACGGAAACCCACCCATGTTAAAAACTAGCTTTCAGAAGccataaacaaaaaaccaaagaggaCAAATTCCATAGTCAGgacagaaaacaatgaaagacACGGTTACAATCTGTAAATAATACTAgatccattttaaaaatacccaAGCTTATGACAACAATGAATCTACCCTTCCACAAATAACTCCTTTAAAATGGACAATAAAACTATGATTTATATGGAAAGAATGGACCCATTAACACTACATCATCTCATTCCCTGTAGCTTTGCAGGTTATATGCTCCTGTTGAGAAAGTCCCACTCCCAGTACTGCAAAGATTATTTGTCCCCCCTCCTCCAGAAATTAATGTGCATATTAAGGTTTCTTACTTTTTGCTCTACTCAAAGAATATCTAAACATAGCCAAGTATTACTAAGAGACATTTCTAGGTGAAATGTGAATTATATGCCTTTAAACAAAGAGTTTCATAGACCTTATTGGAGTACAGGGAAACTTAAGATGGTGTAAGTAGTATAAAAAGTTTCTTAAACAAGGTGTTAGATGGTAGAGGCATTTTATAGAGTGATCTGTTGCAGTTCACGCTGATCTGAATCCTcctttaagttgttttttttaacacacttttactcttctgaccTCTCATCACATATCTTACATCAGTGCAGACTGTCTTCAGCTGGGTGATCCAAATTCAGAAATGATACATAGTGGGAAGCAGGCAAATTTTATACTTCAAAGTGGGTGTGAGTTGAAGCAGCAACTCTTTAAATTTCTTGTAAGCTTAGGCTCACCCCTGAATTTGGGTCACTCTTGTGTAGCCAGCCTCCTGGCTTGGGTACTAGGACAATGTACAACTACAGGGAATAGCCAGGATCAAGGTGTCTGGGCCAGGATACTAAGGACAATCTCCAAAATAATATTTCCAGTCTTTCAGGCAAAATGTAGGCTATACTCCCTCAGTGTTGCAGACTGCAGAGAAATGCCAATGTTCATTTCATGGAGACTATCCAAGTGGAGTCAAAACACGTAATGTTAATGGAGGACAACAGAGATTTTTAAGGGTATGAACTGACAGGAGAAGGAAATGGATGTACCAATTTCTGACATCTCCCATCCTGACCTATTTAGTTCCCCCAATGAAGCAGTTGCTGTGAGACCACTTGAGTTtggtaaaactgaaaaacacaGCTTGTTCAGCCACCTGACTATTCACAACTAACAACTGGCAAATTAATTGCATCGTGTCAgaattctggaaaagaaataaaacaataccTTCCATTTCAGAGTGTACTGCAGGGGCAAAGGTGtccatttcatttgctttttataaCAAGCCTTATAAACCTCAAACCAATGCTAACGGGCTTTCAggtctcctttttcccctctgttacTTGTTTCTCTTACCACTTGAGTGATACATGGCCACGgtaaaattaaacattattttatcAACTACACATGACAGATCTATGGATTAGGCTTAGATACCATAGATTCCATCCCCAAAATCCAACTccagtaaataataaaaaattacaagaaTAAGAGTAAGCATGCCTAGCTAACATGTTCAAGTGAGTGGAGGTACACAGAGTCTAAAAATGGAAAGATATCCTCGTGGGAGCCATTAAATACTAAGAAATCGTATccaaaatatcaaaatgttaaCTGTTTATCCATTTCTTTATGACCTAAGGAATGAAAGTAACAATTTTGAGTGAGTGCTCTCACACAGACAGAAAATATAATTGTCCTAATAGCAAAGTAGTGTCAAGAGTAAGCATACAGGTATACCCTGCAGTTTGTTTTAAGACtgacatacacacaaaaaagaaaggggTTGGGAGCTACGAGACATAGCAGGAATACAGGAGACTGTTCACAACCTAGTTCATTCATATTCATTTTCAAATCTCTTTAAAATGATAGGCTGAGCTTGAAATTTCCAGTTGCATTTTCTTACCCTCCTTCAAAGATTTTAATTCGTATCGGCTCAGTTTGTTTGGATGTAATGTCTTTATCTCCATGAATGTCtccttttactctttcttttaTAATATTCCCCACTACTTTCTTTTCAAGCTTGCTGCCAAACAAGAAGAATGGCTCGTGTTTCATCTGTAGAACAAAGTCAAGGAAGGGTGTTACTGCTGGAGAACACAATAAACACACACTTCATTTCAAGTACTTTTAACATTCCAGGTCAAAGTCAAACTCTCATTTTGGTGCAACTCTATATGATGAATTAATTTGTCccatttaatttgaaaaagaataagAGAGGGGGCACCATGGACAAATTTTTACAAGAGTCTCAACAGAAAAGACATCACCATAtctcttctcagaaaaaaatcgTGGCAAATAGAGATGGAAAAGCCTTAGAAGGTAATTTATTGCCATTACAGAATTTTCCCTGGCACCATTATCTAATGCTTAGTCCATGAGGAAGAGTCAGTATGTAAAAGACATTAAATGGATCTGAAGATCCTTACTCAATTTTAACTTAATCTTTACTTACTAACGTGCATGGATGTTTGTGTCTGATACTCTTTGCATCAGGACATGGCAAAAACAAAGGACAAAATCAAAGGAGATAATGTATCAGGCTGTGGCACACAGGACGGGGGGGCTTTAAAAGCCTCACTTTTTACATCTGATTTTGAAAATGGAGACAGAGACAGCAGAAGTAGCAGAGCTTGCAGAAGGGTAAACTGAGACTCAAAGTTGTCATGGGAAGATCTCAATGTCTGATTTCCCAAAGgggaatgttttggtttttttaaaaattactaactTACATTTCATAGTTTACTAATATTTTCTCAAATAAAGATATACTACTTTAATTGTATTAAAACCTCTTGTTTACCTGAGCAAACTGCTTCCATGCACTTGATGATGTCAGTTTACCAGCTCCAGGTCTATGCATAGCAGCCAGAGTGTAGATTTCCGTGGTGTTTTTTTGCTTGGACCTTAAAAGTGCTAAAGTGGTCTTTGTACTaagcccagatgggtttggatTACATGAACTTATACACCATGAAGCATAAACAGAAGATTTGAGGGTTGGTTGCTGAATGTAATTGGGTTTTGTATAGTTTAAGAAACACCAGCTCACAGTAGTAGTAGTGCGCAGACTTGGGAACTGAAGGATCTGCTGAAAATCTGTGACGTCTGTTAGGAGAATGGTTGAGCCTGTGAATTTCCCGCTGGTGTTGGACGACATCTGGACTAACATCCCAAGCGGCAATTTTTGATGTTTCAGTTGGTCTTCTGGCTGAATTTCTCCTGGTGGCAATGAAGACCTCTGTGGACTCATGCTCATATCTGAGGCTGTTTCATCCACATCCAGTTCCTCTGGCGAGTCTCTTCCTTCAGAAGGGCCACTGGACTTCTGCCCTGGTGACGTGGAATCAAAACTGGAAAGTTTCTCCCTGCTCTGTGGGAAAGCATCAGCTGTTGCCATACTGACAGGAGGGAAATCTTGAGATGATGAGGACGACAGTGGTGAAGAGGATGACACGGATGGCAGACTTTCTTTTGGCTCAGTAGCACAGCTCTGCCTTACTAGTTGAGGCTTCTGCATTCTTGGAAAATCTTTCTTTATATCTGAGTTAGTTAACTCAACTGCACTTAGCTCCTCAACTATCTGCCcatacattttttcttctttgactcGTTTCTGCTGCTTGGTCTCCATGAAGAGCTCCAAGCTGCTGGCAGGTGACAGCATTCGTTTGCTTCCTCCCAAGGTAGAAACCATATCAGAACTGGAAGGCAAGCACAGGGGAATTGGTGGCTCCAGTCCGAGTGGTAGCGTCTGCGGCACCTTCCACAGAGGATATTTTTCCAGCCCTCCATGCTGACCCAACATCTGAGCTATGTTAAATCCAATTCCTTGCATGGTTGCGTTAGTTGCCAATGTTCTTTGAGAAACAGTTTCATCAACTTTACAAATTACAATCGCAGGACTGTTGCTCTGTCCGAGGATCTGGGAAATGCTTGTGTACATGACACTACCATAAGATGGCACATGAGTTTGAATCCTGACAGGAACGACAGTTCCTGGCAAAGACTGTACAGATCCATCACTTGGGGAGTCAAAATCTGTCTGAAGATGCTGCTCAGAGGAGGTATCTGTTGGTTTAATGCTCTGGTCTGACTGGTACTTAGCAAGAGTAGTTTTTGAATACTGCCCAGATGTTCCTGAGTAATGCTGGTATGCTTGCTCTTTAGCGTGCACATAATCAGCTGGTTTCTTTCCAATAAGCTCTGGCGCATGTTCCAGGTGATAACTTGGAGGAACGTCTGTTTGGAAAGGCTGTTTGACGTAAGATTTCTGCAGCTGTTGTACAAAATGATGCTGGAAGTGCAGAGGCTCTGTGCATGACTGCCACAAGACAGGCTGCTGAGATGGTGGTAAGTGAACCATGCAGACAGCTGGATGTGGGAACTGAAACAAGGTGCTATGAATGGGGGGAAATGGGACTTTTTCCTGATGTGCAaatagctgctgctgctccgaTGGATGTTTGTTAGGAATATAAGGTGCTTGTTGGATCAAGGGAGTCCGTAACATTTCCGGGCTGTCTGCAAGAAGAGCCTGTTGCTGGGTAAGGTGGGATGAGCTATTACTAAGCTGAGCACAAGAGCCAGTAGCCTGTTTTCCAGAGTCATCTACCTGAATAGGCTGAAGTACAGAGGAAGGGGAGTGATGCCAAGCAAGCTGGGAGGAGCGAAGACCAGCCTGTGCATgttccatctgctcctgctttaTGCTTTGTTCTGAGCTCTGATCAGTCTGAGAAATCTCTGGAAAACCACTGAAGGAAGCCTGGCGAACCAAgaagcatttcttcctttctcgGGATGGAGACAGTGCCGTGGTAGGTGTCCCAGCTGAAGAGGCATGAGACAGGTTCCCATAATCAAAGGACTTACTTCGGATCTCTGGGATTTCAGCAGCATGAGGACAGGGCATCTGTTCAGATGAGCAGCGTCTCATTTCCCTCTGATGGTGATGCCCAGGGACGGAAAGTGAGTAAGCACCAGCCGGAACTGTTAAAAACTCAGACTGTTTTCCAAACTCATCTTGTTTGGGAGGTGTGATGAACTTCATATTCTCTTCTCTTTCAAAGGACATTGAAAAACTTGAACTGTGGGACAAATTACTTTCTTGGCTAGGGCTGCGGGAGAGGCTTGTACCTGTGGACTCAAAGCTGGATTCTCCAGAGGAGTGCTCCATGTCAGCCAGTCTCAAACGCTTCTTTTTCGGTGGTAGCTTTTCGGCTGGAAGTTGAGAAAGGGTTTCACTTCTCTGGGGCCACTGGAATTCTTCGGTGGGTCTCTCCTGCTCTTTACTCTGCACTTCTTTATCTTTCTCAGGCTTATCTGGCTCCTCCGTGACACGAATTTCAGGTACCTGTATGTTGTGCTGGCGAACCAGCCTGGGCTGCATATGATACGGCTGAGGCTGCTGGGATGGAGACGGCTTACTGGTGTCAGCATTTTCCGTTTGTGGAGCTCGGTCTGGGCTCATTGGGGACTCACAAATCTCACTCTCACATGTTTCAGATGGTGAATAGATCTTTTCCTGCTGGCATGCAATATGTTCTGTAGATTCAGACCTTTCAAATGAGTTTGGCCTGCTCAACGAATTTGTGTGCTGAATGACAGAGATGACATTTCCAGGAGGCTTTCTAGCCAGCGATTCTGCAGCCTTTTCTTGCTCTGCAGCTAAGGAGGAGTCTTCCAGAGAAGCCGCCGGGCTTCCAGACTGCAAGTAAGGCCTGCAGATTTCAAAACGCTCCGCATGGCAATGGGCAGCGTTGTCCAGGCCTTGAAGGGCAAATCCACTCCTTGGCACTTCCTGAATTTGGGTTTTGGGATCAAAGTCCAAAGGCTGAATTCCCCCAGTGGTGCCAGTCGTACTGCTGCAAAGCATGGGACTGTCTTCCTCATCTCCAACGCTCTCCTCTTTCCTgcgctttctgttttcaaaagttgTTCCAAGCATGGATGGCACCGCCTGAGATTGTCCGAGTGGATCCACAAAGTACTCTCCCCCCTTGTTCATCCCACATAAGGATGGTGAGTCCCTGTAGTTCTGCTTCTGAGCCTCAAATTCTTCCCACTTTCTGTAGTGCTTTCCACTGGCATCATAGTCATAAAAGGTCTtgtctcctttcttctcttttaaggATGGTCCTTTGTCACCTGCTGTCTGTCTGCTGGAAGCAATAATGATATTTTTCCCTGGTCTTCCATGATAGTCTGAATCTGAGTGCCCCTCCTGCACAGAGGGCAGTTCAAAGGCAGCCTGTCTTCTCAACATCCTTTGGTGGGATATTCCCACTGTCCCAGGATAAAATACATCATCTGAGCCAGTCATCTTCTCATCAAATGAATGGCTTCCTCTCAGAGACGGGGGAATACTTAGGCTGTTTGCAGAAGAGGTTGGCATGGAGTTACTTCTAATAAGAGGAGAGGAATCTACTGGGGGCTCTAGAAGGATGGGCACGTCACCCTGCTGACTGACTTGGTAGAGGTTGGATTCACTTTTGATGGATGAAGTGGTTGTCTGGGATTGTCTAGATTCTGTATTGCTGCCTGGATAAATTTGTGTAGATTTAATAGTGCTCAAATTACTGGAGTCAATGAGTTCTTCTGTATTTGGAGTTAGCTGAGAAATATGCTCCTCAAGCATCTTGACATCTAATCTGTTATTTAAAAGAGGTAATGGCTCTGCTTTGCCCTTTCTACCCATTAAACTGTGTTCCTGATTTGCTGTGGCTACTGTTAGTGCTGTCCTTTGATTAATCCTATAGAACTTCCCAAAGATGATCTCTTCGTAAGACTTTGCGTTAGTATTTGGTGGGCTAATTTGCTGCTCAGCACTTTCTGAGCGGGAAAAATAACCAGAGTCAGTGCTTCCTTTACTGTGTGGGCTCAGGAGGTTTAACGACTGCTCAGAATCTTGCCCTTTTTTCTCTGACAGTCTTAGTGCAAGTCGCTGTTTAACTGTATGAGAGTCATCAGACTTGGTACTTAAGGATGGGGTTTGCAACATATCAGAGCCAATATATGGTGAACTCTCACTGGGTAACTGAATTCCACTTTTAGGGATAATCAAAATGGGCACTTTCATTGGCCCCACCAAGGACTCTTCCATGGAGGAGTGAAAACTGCTCCTGCTTGCGATGTCCAGGGGGAGCTGTGGGACGGGGCTCAGTTTGTCAGACCCTTCCATTAGGAGCGGGGTCTCCTCATCAGTGTCCGTGCTCTGCTCGCCATCTGAATGTATTTCAGCTTCCACATCGATGTAACTGGCATCTAGGTCCAACTTAGAGACCGCTGACTCTGTGAAAGGTACCAATCCTGCTTTAATTGCATGGGCATGTGACTTCCTGTGCTTGTAAAGGTTGCTCTTTGTCTTGAAGGAGAAACCACAAGGAACACAAGGGTATGGTCGCTCCCCAGTATGAGACCTAATATGCTTTTTAAGTACACTAGGTTTGGCACAAGCCCGATTACAGTAAGGACAAATGTACTTGCCAGGCTTTTTGGGTTTGTGCTCCTTTTTGTGAGCATCTTCTGATTGTTCTAAAGACTTCTGTGAATATTGGCTGTATGCAGGGTTCAAACTTGAAATCTTCTTCCTGGAGAAACCTGCACTATGGCTATGCATATGGAAAGGAAACAAGTCCTCTGAGGCAACTGATTGCAAGTGGCTAGGAAACTGCCACGGAGGGCCTTCCAAGCTCTGATGTGGCTTTATGTTGTGCAAGAAGCCTTGTGGCAATGAATGCTGTGGGAAAGAAAGTGAATGTTGACATGAGTAAGGACTTGGACGATGCTGTGGATATTGCTTCTCCGTGACTTGCTGTGCAGCTTCATTCGATGATACCAGTTTCCCAGAACTAAAAAGTTGTGCTGATGCTG
Encoded here:
- the HIVEP2 gene encoding transcription factor HIVEP2, translating into MPIDYCVESSKEKEKSVNLQHPWKNGSNKTLKSTALDTLHVSAQLSSELALKTLCNKMDSGDTAIGQKATSRSGETAKVPSRWRQEHSAVIKMSTFGNQEVQRQPQIDHEQIGNTASAQLFSSGKLVSSNEAAQQVTEKQYPQHRPSPYSCQHSLSFPQHSLPQGFLHNIKPHQSLEGPPWQFPSHLQSVASEDLFPFHMHSHSAGFSRKKISSLNPAYSQYSQKSLEQSEDAHKKEHKPKKPGKYICPYCNRACAKPSVLKKHIRSHTGERPYPCVPCGFSFKTKSNLYKHRKSHAHAIKAGLVPFTESAVSKLDLDASYIDVEAEIHSDGEQSTDTDEETPLLMEGSDKLSPVPQLPLDIASRSSFHSSMEESLVGPMKVPILIIPKSGIQLPSESSPYIGSDMLQTPSLSTKSDDSHTVKQRLALRLSEKKGQDSEQSLNLLSPHSKGSTDSGYFSRSESAEQQISPPNTNAKSYEEIIFGKFYRINQRTALTVATANQEHSLMGRKGKAEPLPLLNNRLDVKMLEEHISQLTPNTEELIDSSNLSTIKSTQIYPGSNTESRQSQTTTSSIKSESNLYQVSQQGDVPILLEPPVDSSPLIRSNSMPTSSANSLSIPPSLRGSHSFDEKMTGSDDVFYPGTVGISHQRMLRRQAAFELPSVQEGHSDSDYHGRPGKNIIIASSRQTAGDKGPSLKEKKGDKTFYDYDASGKHYRKWEEFEAQKQNYRDSPSLCGMNKGGEYFVDPLGQSQAVPSMLGTTFENRKRRKEESVGDEEDSPMLCSSTTGTTGGIQPLDFDPKTQIQEVPRSGFALQGLDNAAHCHAERFEICRPYLQSGSPAASLEDSSLAAEQEKAAESLARKPPGNVISVIQHTNSLSRPNSFERSESTEHIACQQEKIYSPSETCESEICESPMSPDRAPQTENADTSKPSPSQQPQPYHMQPRLVRQHNIQVPEIRVTEEPDKPEKDKEVQSKEQERPTEEFQWPQRSETLSQLPAEKLPPKKKRLRLADMEHSSGESSFESTGTSLSRSPSQESNLSHSSSFSMSFEREENMKFITPPKQDEFGKQSEFLTVPAGAYSLSVPGHHHQREMRRCSSEQMPCPHAAEIPEIRSKSFDYGNLSHASSAGTPTTALSPSRERKKCFLVRQASFSGFPEISQTDQSSEQSIKQEQMEHAQAGLRSSQLAWHHSPSSVLQPIQVDDSGKQATGSCAQLSNSSSHLTQQQALLADSPEMLRTPLIQQAPYIPNKHPSEQQQLFAHQEKVPFPPIHSTLFQFPHPAVCMVHLPPSQQPVLWQSCTEPLHFQHHFVQQLQKSYVKQPFQTDVPPSYHLEHAPELIGKKPADYVHAKEQAYQHYSGTSGQYSKTTLAKYQSDQSIKPTDTSSEQHLQTDFDSPSDGSVQSLPGTVVPVRIQTHVPSYGSVMYTSISQILGQSNSPAIVICKVDETVSQRTLATNATMQGIGFNIAQMLGQHGGLEKYPLWKVPQTLPLGLEPPIPLCLPSSSDMVSTLGGSKRMLSPASSLELFMETKQQKRVKEEKMYGQIVEELSAVELTNSDIKKDFPRMQKPQLVRQSCATEPKESLPSVSSSSPLSSSSSQDFPPVSMATADAFPQSREKLSSFDSTSPGQKSSGPSEGRDSPEELDVDETASDMSMSPQRSSLPPGEIQPEDQLKHQKLPLGMLVQMSSNTSGKFTGSTILLTDVTDFQQILQFPSLRTTTTVSWCFLNYTKPNYIQQPTLKSSVYASWCISSCNPNPSGLSTKTTLALLRSKQKNTTEIYTLAAMHRPGAGKLTSSSAWKQFAQMKHEPFFLFGSKLEKKVVGNIIKERVKGDIHGDKDITSKQTEPIRIKIFEGGYKSNEDYVYVRGRGRGKYICEECGIRCKKPSMLKKHIRTHTDVRPYVCKLCNFAFKTKGNLTKHMKSKAHMKKCLELGVSMTSVDDAETEEAENMEDMQQEAEKSSNMAGLSAEHQFSDAEESDGEDGDDNDDDDDDEDDFDDTQGDSTPKTRSRSTSPQPPRFSSLSVNSAGASQGASPEGSLSVGHSSLISYLVTLPSIQVTQLITPSDSCEDSQMTEYQRFFQSKSTDSEPDKDRLDIPSCMDEDYALSLDPSSSPRDLSPSSRQSSPSYDSSPYRDNSPKRYLMPKGDLSPRRHLSPRRDISPMRHLSPRKEAVLRRELSPRRDVSPRRHLSPRRPMSPGKDASVRRDLSPRRERRYMASVRAASPRRGLYHNPALSMGQYLQSESIPVGHSRRGLSQGPYFNVYGEKGGMEHRGSSPFPEGPSDYVFSHLPLHSQQQIRAPIPMMPIGGIQMVHSVPVALSGLHPPSTLALQREGSEEKQRGTAEILTKESYSISKHHEKRTSPHSLHPAAPPSAPSSPLLLLAQSTSEESVVATEREQEENIQTCTKAIASLRIATEEAVLHGAEQLQRPSEPHQKPLESAHFSIKHFSGSEPGQTCASATHPDLHGGEQDSFGTSQTALAHPTFYSKSFVDVRQLGFHSRSEPPSSTQERKDPSSEKSKPH